The Candidatus Deferrimicrobiaceae bacterium genome contains the following window.
AACGGGGCACACAGATGCAGCCGCCCGCCGCAGAGGATGAAAAGTTTTAAGAACGTCCCTGTTCTTAGTCACGGGGCGCTCCGCGCGGCCCGGTCGTAGTGGGAGAACTTCATCATGTAGGTCCCCCGCCCCTGGGACAGGGATCGAAGGGACGTGACGTATCCGAACATCTCCTTGAGCGGGACGAGGGCGGAAAGGTGGCTCACCTCGTTGCGCCGATCGACCGAGGTGACCCGACCCCGCCGGGCGTTGATGTCCCCGATCACCCCTCCGAGGAATTCCTCGGGCACCGTGATGTCCACCGCCATCACCGGCTCCAGGAGGTACGGCTTCCCCTTCTCGTACGCGGAGAGGAACGCCCTCACCGCCGCCACCTTCGCCGCCTGCGGCGTAGCCGTCCCGGTGAGGAACTCCACGTGCGTCACCTCCGCCTCCACGTCGTCCACGGGGTATCCCAGGATGCCGGTGAACGCCCCCTCCCGAACGCCGGACTCCACGCCGTCGGCGACCTCCTGCGGGAGCGCAAGCATCCGGAGTCGGTCGGAGACCTTGACCCCGGACCCGCGCCGGCCGGGGCGAAGCTCCATGGCGATCTTCACGGTCACCAGACGCTCCGCGATCTCGCGCTCGAACACCGTTTCCGCGGCGCCCGCCTCGGCGATCGTTTCCCGGTAGACGACCTGCGGCATCCCGGTCCGGACGGGGAGCCCGAAATCCCGGCCCAGACGGTCCACCAGGATCTCGAGGTGCAGTTCCCCCATCCCGGACAGGATGATCTGGCCGGTGTCCGTGTCCTCCTTCATCGACAGCGTCGGATCCTCCTCCACCATCTTCGCGAGCGTCTCCCGGAGGCGGTCCATCTCCCGGAACGTCCTGGGCTCCACCACGATCGACACCACCGGTTTCCGGATCTCGATCGACTCGAGGAGGATCGGCGCCTCCGGATCGCACAGCGTGTCTCCCGTCCGCGCGTTCTTGATCCCCCGGATCGCCACGATGTCCCCCGCCACGGCCTCCGCGATCCTTCCCTTCTTTCCCGCGTGGATCCGGAAGAGGCGCGCCACCTTCTCCGTCCCGCCGCTGGAGGCGTTCCCCAGGACGTCCCCCTCGCGGACCTTTCCGGAATAAACGCGCAGGTAGACCGTTCGTCTGCCCTCCTCGATCATCACCTTGAAGACGAGCGCCGCGAACGGGGCGGAAGGGAGGGGCGCGCGGGCGACGGGGACCCCGGTTCTCGGGTCGTCCCCCCTCGCGGGGGGAACCTCGGCCGGGGAGGGCAGAAAGTGCACGATCCCGTCCATCACCGGCTGGATCCCCTTGTTGCGGAGCGCGGCGCCGGCGAAGACGGGAAAGAAACGGGCGGCGACCGTCCCTTTGCGGATCGCCTGTCGTAACGCCTCGGGGGAGATCTCCCCCCCGGAGAGGTATCTCTCCGCGACGCCGTCGTCGGCGTCGGCGGCCGCCTCGAGAAGCGTCTCGCGGTACGCCGCGACCGCCGCGATCTCCTCCGGCGAAAGCGCGGACCGCGAAACGACCGAGCCCTGGCCCTCCTCCGAGAACTCCACCTTTTCCCCCGTCACCAGGTCCGCCACGGCGTGGAAAATCCCGTCCGCGTGCAACGGGACCGTGACGGGCACCCCCCGGGCGGAGAGCTTCCCCTCCATCTCCGCGACGACCCGGGCGTAATCGGCCCCCGGCCGGTCGAGCTTGTTGACGAAGGCAATGCGGGGGATTTTGTGGCGGTCCGCCTGCCTCCACACGACCTCGGACTGGGGCTCCACCCCGCCGACTCCGCAGAAGACGACGACCGCCCCGTCGAGCACCCGGAGCGACCGCTCCACCTCGATGGTGAAATCGACGTGGCCGGGCGTGTCGATCAGGTGCACCTCCGCCCCGAGCCAGGGGAACTGGGTGACCGCCGCCGTGATCGTGATCCCGCGCTCGCGTTCCTGGGGGAGGTAGTCCATCTGGGAGTCTCCGTCGTGGACCTCCCCCATCCGGTGGCTCACCCCCGTGTAGAAGAGGATCCGCTCCGTCAGGGTCGTCTTCCCCGCGTCGATGTGCGCGATGATCCCGATGTTGCGGACCTTGTCCGCGTGAACCATCCTAGAAGTTCCCCCGGAAGAGATTGAACGTCGAGGTGCCGGGGATCGCGCGGTCGGCGAACAGCGCCTCCAGGATATTCCCGGTCTCCCCCTCGGGGACGTCCCGCAAGTCCGCGAAGAAGTCCCGGATTCCCGCGGAGCGGATCTCATGGAGAGACCCCGACGCGGAAAACGGCTGGTCGGCCCGGACGGTGGATCCCCGCTCGTCGGCCTCGACGACGAAACGCTCCTGTCTCGGGCTTACCACCTCCCCCCGGACGCCCGACGACGGGACCAGGCGAGAGATCATCAGAGGGACGGATCCGTAGGCGATGGCGATCCCCAGGTCGTGCAGGTACTTTCCCACCGCCCGCAGCGCGGCCAGGTTCGCCTCCACCGGGAGGATCATCCGGGAGGCCCCCAGCCCCGACAGGACGGAGAGCGCCCCGGTGTTGAAGGCGTACAGGTAATGGTCGCTGACCAGCGTCACGTCTTTCCCGGACCGGAAGCCGCCGAAGAGCCGGAAGTGGCCCACGTCGGAAACCACCCACCGGCGGTGCCCTTTCCCGACCGCCTCCCGCACCGTCCTGCGAAGGAAAGCGGCGTCGGATTCCCGCATCGGGGGAAGAAGCCAGAAATGCGCGCGTTCCCGGAACCCCCGGTTCCCCGGGGACGGATCCCGCGCGAGGGACCGGGTGAACTCGACCACCGGAACGATCTCCGGGACGCGCGGCAGAAACGTAAGCTGTTCGGCCCGGCAACCCACGTAGAAGACGGTCGGCAGCGTCTCCCGGCGGCTCCCCCGCACCCGGAGGGTGGGAAGGATGGTGAGGCGCAGGTCCTTCCCCGAAAGGTAGAAGTCCTTGTCGAACTTCCGCGCGGCTTTGAGGAAAAGGGCCACGACATCCTGCCAGGGGACCGCGGCCCCTTTCCCCTCGACGCGGATCTCCCCCGCCGGGAGATCCGACCGGTAGACGGAGCGCAGGCGGTCCTCCGCGTCCGGCGGAACTCTCTCCTCCCCGCGCGCCCCCGCGCCGGAAACGCGGAAGGAGAATTCCTTGCGCACCTTCCCGTACGACGCCTCGATGGCCACGATCCCGTCCCCTGCGACCACCCGGAACCGGACCCCTCCGGGAGGCAACGCCTCCCATTCCCGGCGGGCGGAACGGGTGATCTCCGCCCTCCCTCCTCCCCCGACACGGAAGAGGAGGTCGCCCGGCGAAACGTCGAAGGGGATGCGCACGTAGACCCCCCTTTCGTCCGCACGCATCGATAGGGCGGAGAACCCCTTGCCGGAGCCGTCGCTCTGGAACTGCACCCGAAGCCGGTCCCCCTGCGCGACGGGGGCTTCCGCCGCGACGTGGGCCCACCCTTCCCGGACCTCCCGGACCGGGCCCAGAAGCTCCCCCACGCTCCCCGTGACCCCTCCGGCGACGACCTCCCGGGGGGCCGCGCCGCCGGTAAGCCCGCGCGTCTCCTCCCTGCCGATCACCCGCGATAGAAGCGCCCTCCCCTCGGCGACTCCTTCCTCCTTCCTCCCCTCGCGGATCCGGTCGAGGGCAAGCCGGTAGGCGGACACGACGCCGCCCACGTACTCCGCGCTCCGCATCCGCCCCTCGATCTTGAAGGCGGCGACCCCCATCGGAACCAGCTCGGGAAGGAGATCGATGAGGGTGAGATCGCGGGTGGAAAAGAGCGCCTCCTCGCCGCCCGGATGTCCGTAGAGGCGGCGGCACGGCTGGACGCACGCCCCGCGGTTGCCGCTTTTCCCCCCGAGGAAGGAGGAGAAGAAGCACTTCCCCGAGTAGGAGTAGCACATCGCCCCATGGACGAAGATCTCGACGCCGACGCGGGCGGTCGACACGATCCTTCGCACCTCGGAGATGTCCAGATGCCGCTCGAGGATCACCCGCTCCGCGCCCAGGGACGCGAACTCTTCGGCGGCGTCGGCGGAGGCGCAGCCGGCCTGGGTGCTGACGTGGAACGAAAGTCCGGGGAAGAAGTCGCGCAGGACCCTCATGAGCCCGAGATCCGATACGATAAGGGCGTCGGGGGAAAGAGGGGCCAACTGGTGGAGCATCGAAACCGCCTCGGGAAGGTCCGCCTCGGTCAGGACCGTGTTCATGGCGACGTACACGCGGACCCCCCGTTTGTGCGCATGGGGGAGGATCCGGCACAGGTCCGCCAGGGTGAAATTCTCGGCCCGTTCCCGCGCATTGAACCTCTGGAGGCCGAGGTAGACCGCGTCCGCTCCGGCGGAGACGGCGGCGAAATACGACTCGACCGAGCCTGCCGGGGCCAGAAGCTCGGGGAAGGTCGTCCGGGCAGGCGCGCCGGCTCCCCGCAGGAGAGGTTCACCGCGACGCATCCCCCTGCCGCCCGCAAACCCTTGTCTGTCCACGAAATCGGCCCCTTTTCGTTTGACATTCATCTTACATCCGATAGACTTACCGGGAAATAGCATTCGGGGAAAAACCGGGATTTTCCCCGTCCGGAGGAATGACATGAGCTGGATTCCGGCGATCCTCGCGGTTGTGCTCGTCGGCTGGTTCGTCCTGTCGTACAACTCCCTCGTCCGGCTGCGCAACCAGTTCCGGAACGCCTGGCACCAGATCGACGTGCAGCTGAAGCGCCGGTACGACCTCATCCCCAACCTCGTGGAGGTCGTCAAGGACTACATGTCCTACGAGCAGGAGACGCTTACCCGGGTCATCGAGGCGCGCGGCGCGGCCATATCCGCAAAGGGTCCGGCGGAGCAGGGGAAAGCCGAGAACGTCCTGACGGAGTCCCTGAAGAGCCTCTTCGCGGTCGTCGAAAGGTACCCCGAGCTCAAGGCGAACCAGAACGTGGCCTCCCTCCAGGAGGAACTGACCGGGACGGAGAACAAGATCTCCTTCGCGCGCCAGTTCTACAACGACTCGGTGATGACCTACAACAACAAGATCCAGTCCATTCCGTCCAACCTCATCGCCTCGGTGTTCGACTTCTCCCAGGCGGAGTATTTCGAGGTGGGGGAGGAAAGCCGCGCCGTGCCGAAGGCGGACCTCCGATAAATTCATGGAGGGGGACACTCCTCAGCGGGAGACTCAGAGCAGGAATGCCCCCCTCGCCGCGGGGGAGAAGATCTGCCCGGGATGCGGTACGGCCAACCACCGGGACGCCGCGTACTGCAACCTGTGCCAGAAATCGTTCCTCCCCGCAGGCGTCTCCCGGTTTGCGGGGGAGCCGGCCGGCGGACCCCCGGGGGCGCCCGGCCCCCTCCTGCGCCCGGCCCCCATGCTCTCCTTCTACGAGGCGGCCTCGAGGAACGTCCGGATGTCCCTGCTGCTCTTCCTGGCTCTCTTCGCCGCCTTTCTCGCGGTCGGGGGAGGGATCGGAAGCGCGTACGGAAGCGTCGGCTACGGCGTCGCACTCGCGCTCATCCTCTACGCGATCCTCGCCGCCACGGCGTATTTCAACGGCTCCTCCCTCGTTCTTTCGATCCACGATGCCCGCGAGGCGGACACCGCCGACCACCGCAGATTGCGAAACGTCGTCGAGGAGATGAGCATCGCCTCGGGGATCCCGATGCCCCGCGTCTACGTCATGGAAAGCCCGGGGATAAACGCGTTCGCCGCGGGGAGGAATCCGCAGGAAGCCCTCGTCGCGGTGACGACCGGCCTTTTCGAGAAACTGAACCGGGAGGAACTGCAGGGGGTGATCGCCCACGAAATGGCCCACATCAAGAGCCGGGACACCCTCTACAACATCTGCGCCGCGGTCCTGGTGGGGACGATCGCCCTTCTGGCCGACATGTTCCTCCGCGGGATGCCCTTCCGCGGGAGAGACCGGTCCGGGGGGGGAGGGAGGGGGAACGTCGCCCTCATCGGGCTCGGAATCCTGCTCGCGATCCTCGCCCCCATCGCCGCGAAAATCCTGCAGATGAGCATCTCCCGCCAGCGGGAGTACCACGCCGACGCCATGGGCGCGCAGTTCACGCGGAATCCCCTGGGGCTGGCCGCGGCGCTCGCGAAGATCTCGCGGGCCGGCGCCGAAGTTCCGGGGGAGAACCGGGGGACGCAGCACCTGTTCATCGTGAACCCCCTCCGCGATTTCGCCGACGACGCCTCCGCTCTTCTTTCCACGCATCCCTCGACCACGCTTCGCATCCAACGGTTGTACGCGATGGCCGGGATCGGGCCGGCGGACGTTGAATCCTGATTCTGCAAGGAGGTGATCTTGACGCGCATCGTGACGATTTTCGGGAAGGACACGTGACCGTACACGACCAGCGCTCGTATGGATTACGAGAAGGACGGCGCCCGGGTAGTGTACAAGAACGTCCAGCAGAACAAGTCCGCGAT
Protein-coding sequences here:
- a CDS encoding UXX-star (seleno)protein family 1 produces the protein MTRIVTIFGKDTUPYTTSARMDYEKDGARVVYKNVQQNKSAMAEMVTLSKGRRDVPVILDGDKVTIGYGGS
- a CDS encoding M48 family metallopeptidase; translation: MEGDTPQRETQSRNAPLAAGEKICPGCGTANHRDAAYCNLCQKSFLPAGVSRFAGEPAGGPPGAPGPLLRPAPMLSFYEAASRNVRMSLLLFLALFAAFLAVGGGIGSAYGSVGYGVALALILYAILAATAYFNGSSLVLSIHDAREADTADHRRLRNVVEEMSIASGIPMPRVYVMESPGINAFAAGRNPQEALVAVTTGLFEKLNREELQGVIAHEMAHIKSRDTLYNICAAVLVGTIALLADMFLRGMPFRGRDRSGGGGRGNVALIGLGILLAILAPIAAKILQMSISRQREYHADAMGAQFTRNPLGLAAALAKISRAGAEVPGENRGTQHLFIVNPLRDFADDASALLSTHPSTTLRIQRLYAMAGIGPADVES
- a CDS encoding U32 family peptidase; translated protein: MNVKRKGADFVDRQGFAGGRGMRRGEPLLRGAGAPARTTFPELLAPAGSVESYFAAVSAGADAVYLGLQRFNARERAENFTLADLCRILPHAHKRGVRVYVAMNTVLTEADLPEAVSMLHQLAPLSPDALIVSDLGLMRVLRDFFPGLSFHVSTQAGCASADAAEEFASLGAERVILERHLDISEVRRIVSTARVGVEIFVHGAMCYSYSGKCFFSSFLGGKSGNRGACVQPCRRLYGHPGGEEALFSTRDLTLIDLLPELVPMGVAAFKIEGRMRSAEYVGGVVSAYRLALDRIREGRKEEGVAEGRALLSRVIGREETRGLTGGAAPREVVAGGVTGSVGELLGPVREVREGWAHVAAEAPVAQGDRLRVQFQSDGSGKGFSALSMRADERGVYVRIPFDVSPGDLLFRVGGGGRAEITRSARREWEALPPGGVRFRVVAGDGIVAIEASYGKVRKEFSFRVSGAGARGEERVPPDAEDRLRSVYRSDLPAGEIRVEGKGAAVPWQDVVALFLKAARKFDKDFYLSGKDLRLTILPTLRVRGSRRETLPTVFYVGCRAEQLTFLPRVPEIVPVVEFTRSLARDPSPGNRGFRERAHFWLLPPMRESDAAFLRRTVREAVGKGHRRWVVSDVGHFRLFGGFRSGKDVTLVSDHYLYAFNTGALSVLSGLGASRMILPVEANLAALRAVGKYLHDLGIAIAYGSVPLMISRLVPSSGVRGEVVSPRQERFVVEADERGSTVRADQPFSASGSLHEIRSAGIRDFFADLRDVPEGETGNILEALFADRAIPGTSTFNLFRGNF
- a CDS encoding LemA family protein, which codes for MSWIPAILAVVLVGWFVLSYNSLVRLRNQFRNAWHQIDVQLKRRYDLIPNLVEVVKDYMSYEQETLTRVIEARGAAISAKGPAEQGKAENVLTESLKSLFAVVERYPELKANQNVASLQEELTGTENKISFARQFYNDSVMTYNNKIQSIPSNLIASVFDFSQAEYFEVGEESRAVPKADLR
- the fusA gene encoding elongation factor G; translation: MVHADKVRNIGIIAHIDAGKTTLTERILFYTGVSHRMGEVHDGDSQMDYLPQERERGITITAAVTQFPWLGAEVHLIDTPGHVDFTIEVERSLRVLDGAVVVFCGVGGVEPQSEVVWRQADRHKIPRIAFVNKLDRPGADYARVVAEMEGKLSARGVPVTVPLHADGIFHAVADLVTGEKVEFSEEGQGSVVSRSALSPEEIAAVAAYRETLLEAAADADDGVAERYLSGGEISPEALRQAIRKGTVAARFFPVFAGAALRNKGIQPVMDGIVHFLPSPAEVPPARGDDPRTGVPVARAPLPSAPFAALVFKVMIEEGRRTVYLRVYSGKVREGDVLGNASSGGTEKVARLFRIHAGKKGRIAEAVAGDIVAIRGIKNARTGDTLCDPEAPILLESIEIRKPVVSIVVEPRTFREMDRLRETLAKMVEEDPTLSMKEDTDTGQIILSGMGELHLEILVDRLGRDFGLPVRTGMPQVVYRETIAEAGAAETVFEREIAERLVTVKIAMELRPGRRGSGVKVSDRLRMLALPQEVADGVESGVREGAFTGILGYPVDDVEAEVTHVEFLTGTATPQAAKVAAVRAFLSAYEKGKPYLLEPVMAVDITVPEEFLGGVIGDINARRGRVTSVDRRNEVSHLSALVPLKEMFGYVTSLRSLSQGRGTYMMKFSHYDRAARSAP